The Nitratidesulfovibrio sp. SRB-5 genome includes a window with the following:
- a CDS encoding lactate utilization protein C, with product MSATNDLARLMREKAEAVGATVVELKDLKEAFAYALDVCDKKEACQLLVSGCEEKLSDKAEALCETKQEKVVAAPNLTEDEYAAFSALCAERGVKCIREGLRGHLAGIDIGVAHADMAIAETGTCVIDSTSEELRLSSMISEIHMAILPKSRIKATAFDAEREVNALINTGTPRYTAFITGPSRTADIERVLAIGVHGPLELHILMLED from the coding sequence ATGAGTGCTACCAATGACCTTGCCCGGCTCATGCGTGAGAAAGCCGAGGCGGTCGGCGCCACCGTGGTGGAACTGAAGGACCTGAAAGAGGCCTTCGCCTACGCCCTCGACGTCTGTGACAAGAAGGAAGCCTGCCAGCTGCTGGTTTCCGGCTGCGAGGAAAAGCTTTCGGACAAGGCCGAGGCCCTGTGCGAAACCAAGCAGGAAAAGGTTGTGGCCGCCCCCAACCTTACCGAGGACGAATACGCCGCCTTCTCGGCCCTGTGCGCCGAGCGCGGCGTGAAATGCATCCGCGAGGGCCTGCGCGGCCATCTCGCGGGCATCGACATCGGCGTGGCCCATGCCGACATGGCCATTGCCGAAACCGGCACCTGCGTCATCGACTCCACCAGCGAGGAACTGCGCCTGTCCTCCATGATCAGCGAGATCCACATGGCCATCCTGCCCAAGTCGCGCATCAAGGCCACGGCCTTCGACGCCGAGCGGGAAGTCAACGCGCTGATCAACACCGGCACGCCGCGCTACACCGCGTTCATCACCGGGCCCAGCCGCACCGCCGACATCGAGCGCGTGCTGGCCATCGGCGTGCACGGTCCGCTGGAACTGCACATCCTGATGCTGGAGGACTAG
- a CDS encoding phosphotransacetylase family protein gives MVGIYIGSTAARAGKNLVCMALGLALRQTGRNVGFMKPLGTLPRTVDEQTGDEDALLVQEVLGLSAPPEVLTPVIMPGNIRAAALSGGNALERVASAYGALSRGHDTMLVGGAGAFLTTGKARGVDGPTVVRRLGLKVLLVERYAHGIDYDAILYAKELLGDALAGVLCNDVPESYLRDAEEVLVPFLAERGVPVLGIVPNDPLLNAIKVSELAHRLGGRMVSGTARASRIVDGFLIGTMQVENFMAHFRRHANCATIVGGDRTDLQLVALEGQCPCLVLTGNIPPDEIIRARSEALGVPVVVVREDTYTVARKMEEILNSQKLRELVKIRRGADLVAHALDLARLTAQLGIQ, from the coding sequence ATGGTGGGCATCTACATCGGATCTACGGCGGCTCGGGCAGGCAAAAACCTTGTCTGCATGGCGCTTGGTCTTGCGCTGCGGCAGACCGGACGCAACGTGGGCTTCATGAAGCCCCTGGGAACGTTGCCCCGGACCGTGGACGAACAGACCGGCGACGAGGACGCCCTGCTGGTGCAGGAGGTGCTGGGGCTTTCCGCCCCGCCCGAAGTGCTCACCCCCGTAATCATGCCCGGCAACATCCGGGCGGCCGCCCTGTCGGGGGGCAACGCGCTGGAGCGCGTGGCCTCTGCCTACGGGGCGCTGTCGCGCGGGCACGACACCATGCTGGTGGGCGGTGCCGGCGCATTCCTGACCACCGGCAAGGCGCGCGGCGTGGACGGTCCCACGGTCGTCCGGCGTCTCGGGCTCAAGGTGCTGCTGGTGGAACGGTATGCCCACGGCATCGACTACGATGCCATCCTGTACGCAAAGGAACTGCTGGGAGACGCCCTTGCGGGCGTCCTGTGCAACGACGTGCCCGAAAGCTACCTGCGCGACGCCGAAGAGGTGCTTGTGCCGTTCCTTGCGGAACGGGGCGTGCCCGTGCTCGGCATCGTGCCCAACGACCCGCTCCTCAACGCCATCAAGGTGTCGGAGCTGGCGCACCGCCTGGGCGGTCGCATGGTCTCGGGCACGGCGCGGGCCAGCCGCATCGTGGATGGGTTCCTCATCGGCACCATGCAGGTGGAGAACTTCATGGCGCACTTTCGGCGGCACGCCAACTGCGCAACCATCGTGGGCGGAGACCGGACGGACCTGCAACTCGTCGCACTGGAGGGGCAGTGCCCTTGCCTGGTCCTGACCGGAAACATCCCCCCCGATGAGATCATACGCGCCAGGTCAGAGGCGCTGGGGGTTCCGGTGGTCGTGGTCCGCGAGGACACGTACACCGTGGCCCGGAAGATGGAAGAGATCCTGAACAGCCAGAAGCTGCGCGAACTGGTCAAGATACGCCGCGGGGCCGACCTCGTGGCGCATGCCCTGGACCTAGCGCGGCTGACGGCGCAACTTGGCATTCAGTAG
- a CDS encoding acetate kinase, which produces MNVLVINSGSSSIKYQLIDMTTEKALCSGLVERIGEGMGKLTHKIKPDTDAEEKIVLEQAFANHVEGMKKVVDLITDADKGVIADKGEIYAVGHRVLLGGEEIKQSVKIDEWAKGIIRDYIPLGPLHNPANLAGIEVAEELFPHAPSVGVFDTEFHQTMPKKAYLYPLPYDLYKTLRIRRYGFHGTSHRYITKKTAEFLGKPLDELNIITCHLGNGCSMAAVKNGRCVDTTMGITPLEGLMMGTRCGDIDPALVPFLMEKKDWSGAEIDTVMNKQSGLKGICGMNDMRDIHAAREKGDEMAELAFQMFVYRIRKYIGSFAVVVGKLDAIVFTAGIGENDDLVRAAVCKDMDILGIDIDEAVNAKRSGQARHIGKPGQRVPVLVVPTNEELEIAQTTVAVLNGKN; this is translated from the coding sequence ATGAACGTACTCGTCATCAACTCCGGCAGCTCGTCCATCAAGTACCAGCTCATCGACATGACCACCGAGAAGGCCCTGTGCTCCGGTCTTGTCGAGCGCATCGGCGAAGGCATGGGCAAACTGACCCACAAGATCAAGCCGGACACCGACGCCGAGGAAAAGATCGTCCTCGAACAGGCGTTCGCCAATCATGTCGAAGGCATGAAGAAAGTTGTGGACCTGATCACCGATGCCGACAAGGGCGTCATCGCCGACAAGGGCGAAATCTACGCCGTGGGTCACCGCGTGCTGCTCGGCGGCGAAGAGATCAAGCAGTCCGTCAAGATCGACGAATGGGCCAAGGGCATCATCCGCGACTACATTCCGCTGGGCCCGCTGCACAACCCCGCCAACCTCGCGGGCATCGAAGTGGCGGAAGAACTCTTCCCGCACGCGCCTTCCGTGGGCGTGTTCGACACCGAGTTCCACCAGACCATGCCCAAGAAGGCGTATCTTTATCCGCTGCCCTACGACCTGTACAAGACGCTGCGCATCCGCCGCTACGGCTTCCACGGCACCTCGCACCGCTACATCACCAAGAAGACCGCCGAGTTCCTGGGCAAGCCCCTGGACGAGCTGAACATCATCACCTGCCACCTCGGCAACGGGTGCTCCATGGCCGCCGTGAAGAACGGCCGTTGCGTGGACACCACCATGGGCATCACCCCGCTGGAAGGCCTGATGATGGGCACCCGCTGCGGCGACATCGACCCCGCGCTCGTCCCCTTCCTGATGGAAAAGAAGGACTGGTCCGGCGCCGAGATCGACACCGTGATGAACAAGCAGAGCGGCCTGAAGGGCATCTGCGGCATGAACGACATGCGCGACATCCACGCCGCCCGTGAAAAGGGCGACGAGATGGCCGAACTGGCCTTCCAGATGTTCGTCTACCGCATCCGCAAGTACATCGGCTCGTTCGCCGTGGTGGTGGGCAAGCTGGACGCCATCGTGTTCACCGCCGGCATCGGCGAGAACGACGACCTGGTGCGCGCCGCGGTGTGCAAGGACATGGACATCCTGGGCATCGACATCGACGAGGCGGTCAACGCCAAGCGTTCGGGCCAGGCGCGCCACATCGGCAAGCCCGGCCAGCGCGTGCCCGTGCTGGTGGTGCCCACCAACGAGGAACTGGAAATCGCCCAGACCACTGTTGCCGTGCTGAACGGCAAGAACTAG
- the pta gene encoding phosphate acetyltransferase, with translation MANNLYITATESKSGKSAVVLGMMQLLLRDIRKVAFFRPIINRPVTDAVDHDTNLILTHFNLDIPVADTYAYSLQDARELINNGQHATLLENILKKYKQLEDSYDFVLCEGTDFLGKDAAFEFDLNADIAANLGCPVMVVANGQQKTAHEIVASTQLTIDLLDEKGLDIVAAVINRASVTDAERDVVISSLECKVNCSNPLAVYVVPEEPTLGKPTMGDVKKWLNAQVLYGHGRMDTLVDDYVIAAMQIGNFLDYVTPGCLVITPGDRSDIILTGLATRLSGAYPDISGMLLTGGIQPAPNVHRLIEGWTGVPIPILSVKDHTYKTIQTLNELYGKIEPDNERKINTALGLFERSVDSQELGRRLINRKSSRITPMMFEFNLIERAKQNRMRIVLPEGVEERILRAADILARREVADIILLGDADKVGAKVSELGIALDGVQIIQPNLSPKFEEYAQAYFELRKHKGVSIERARDTMNDVTYFGTMMVHKGDAEGMVSGSINTTAHTIRPAFEFIKTKPGFSIVSSVFLMCLKDRVLAFGDCAVNPNPTAEQLAEIAINSAHTARIFGIEPRVAMLSYSTGSSGKGADVEKVIEATRIAKERAPELLLEGPLQYDAAIDMDVARTKLPGSQVAGQATVFIFPDLNTGNNTYKAVQRAAGAVAIGPVLQGLNKPVNDLSRGCTVPDIVNTVAITAIQAQAEKGLI, from the coding sequence ATGGCCAACAATCTGTACATCACCGCGACGGAATCGAAGAGCGGCAAGTCCGCCGTGGTGCTCGGCATGATGCAGCTATTGCTGCGCGACATCCGCAAGGTTGCCTTCTTCCGCCCCATCATCAACCGGCCTGTCACGGACGCGGTGGACCACGACACCAACCTCATCCTGACCCACTTCAACCTCGACATTCCCGTGGCCGACACCTACGCGTACTCGCTGCAGGACGCCCGGGAGCTGATCAACAACGGTCAGCACGCCACGCTGCTTGAAAACATTCTCAAGAAGTACAAGCAGCTGGAAGACAGTTACGACTTCGTGCTCTGCGAGGGCACCGACTTTCTGGGCAAGGATGCCGCCTTCGAGTTCGACCTGAACGCCGACATCGCCGCCAACCTGGGCTGCCCCGTGATGGTGGTTGCCAACGGCCAGCAGAAGACCGCCCACGAAATCGTCGCCTCCACCCAGCTGACCATCGACCTGCTGGACGAAAAGGGGCTGGACATCGTGGCCGCCGTGATCAACCGCGCCTCGGTCACCGATGCCGAACGCGACGTGGTGATCAGCAGCCTTGAATGCAAGGTCAACTGCTCCAACCCCCTGGCCGTATACGTGGTGCCCGAGGAACCCACCCTGGGCAAGCCCACCATGGGCGACGTGAAGAAGTGGCTGAACGCCCAGGTGCTGTACGGCCACGGCCGCATGGACACCCTGGTGGACGATTACGTCATCGCCGCCATGCAGATCGGCAACTTCCTCGACTACGTCACCCCCGGGTGCCTCGTGATTACCCCCGGCGACCGTTCGGACATCATCCTCACCGGCCTTGCCACCCGCCTTTCCGGCGCCTACCCCGACATTTCGGGCATGCTGCTGACCGGCGGCATCCAGCCCGCGCCCAACGTGCACCGCCTCATCGAAGGCTGGACCGGGGTGCCCATTCCCATCCTGTCGGTGAAGGACCACACCTACAAGACCATCCAGACCCTGAACGAACTGTACGGCAAGATCGAGCCGGACAACGAGCGCAAGATCAACACCGCCCTCGGCCTGTTCGAGCGTTCCGTGGACAGCCAGGAGCTGGGCCGCCGCCTGATCAACCGCAAGTCCAGCCGCATCACGCCCATGATGTTCGAGTTCAACCTGATCGAGCGCGCCAAGCAGAACCGCATGCGCATCGTGCTGCCCGAAGGGGTGGAGGAACGCATCCTGCGCGCCGCCGACATCCTGGCCCGGCGCGAGGTTGCCGACATCATCCTGCTGGGCGACGCCGACAAGGTGGGCGCCAAGGTCAGCGAACTGGGCATCGCCCTGGACGGCGTGCAGATCATCCAGCCCAACCTGTCGCCCAAGTTCGAGGAATACGCCCAGGCCTACTTCGAACTGCGCAAGCACAAGGGCGTCAGCATCGAACGCGCCCGCGACACCATGAACGACGTCACCTACTTCGGCACCATGATGGTGCACAAGGGCGACGCGGAAGGCATGGTTTCCGGCTCCATCAACACCACGGCGCACACCATCCGCCCGGCGTTCGAGTTCATCAAGACCAAGCCCGGCTTCTCCATCGTGTCCAGCGTGTTCCTGATGTGCCTGAAGGACCGCGTGCTGGCCTTCGGCGACTGCGCGGTGAACCCCAACCCCACGGCGGAACAGCTGGCGGAAATCGCCATCAACTCGGCCCACACCGCGCGCATCTTCGGCATCGAGCCGCGCGTGGCCATGCTGTCGTACTCCACCGGCTCGTCCGGCAAGGGCGCCGACGTGGAAAAGGTCATCGAGGCCACCCGCATCGCCAAGGAACGCGCGCCGGAACTCCTGCTGGAAGGTCCGTTGCAGTACGACGCCGCCATCGACATGGACGTGGCGCGCACCAAGCTGCCCGGCAGCCAGGTGGCCGGCCAGGCCACGGTGTTCATCTTCCCCGACCTGAACACCGGCAACAACACCTACAAGGCCGTGCAGCGCGCCGCCGGGGCCGTGGCCATCGGCCCGGTGCTGCAGGGCCTGAACAAGCCCGTCAACGACCTGTCGCGCGGGTGCACGGTGCCCGACATCGTGAACACCGTGGCCATCACGGCCATTCAGGCGCAGGCCGAAAAGGGCCTCATCTAG
- a CDS encoding (Fe-S)-binding protein yields MADLTKLAKLLQELDDQMVGCMKCGMCQAVCPVFAETMKEADVTRGKIALLENLAKEMIHDAAGVQEKLNKCLLCGSCGANCPSGVKVMDIFLRARVIVNTYMGLSPVKKAILRGMLTKPALFNALLDLGSKFQGIFTSKVDDLLGSSCSKVLSPVIGDRHFVGLAKQSLHSKIKALDTPAGKSGKRVAFFPGCLGDKMFVSVAEACLKVFEHHGVGVYMPEGQACCGIPAISSGDRVAYDKLVKINLDLFSKGGFDYLVTPCATCTATIKEIWPKLMDEYPATMRDQIRALHDKVMDVNQFVVDVLGVAPEAPAKGGVKVTFHDSCHMKKSLGVTSQPRALIGMNPKYELVEMAECDRCCGSGGSFNLYHYDLSKQIGERKRDNILATGAQIVSTGCPACMLQMTDMLSQHGAKVAVKHSIELYADSLR; encoded by the coding sequence ATGGCAGACCTTACCAAACTCGCCAAGCTGCTCCAGGAGCTGGACGACCAGATGGTCGGCTGCATGAAGTGCGGCATGTGCCAGGCCGTCTGCCCCGTGTTTGCCGAGACCATGAAAGAGGCGGACGTGACGCGCGGCAAGATCGCGCTGCTCGAAAACCTGGCCAAGGAAATGATCCACGACGCGGCGGGCGTTCAGGAAAAGCTGAACAAGTGTCTGCTGTGCGGCTCTTGCGGGGCCAACTGCCCCTCGGGCGTCAAGGTCATGGACATCTTCCTGCGTGCCCGTGTCATCGTGAACACCTACATGGGGCTCTCGCCGGTCAAGAAGGCCATCCTGCGCGGCATGCTGACCAAGCCCGCCCTGTTCAACGCCCTGCTGGACCTGGGTTCCAAGTTCCAGGGCATCTTCACCAGCAAGGTGGACGACCTGCTCGGCTCCTCCTGCTCCAAGGTGCTTTCGCCCGTCATCGGCGACCGCCACTTCGTGGGGCTGGCCAAGCAATCGCTGCACAGCAAGATCAAGGCGCTGGACACCCCGGCGGGCAAGAGCGGCAAGCGCGTCGCCTTCTTCCCGGGCTGCCTTGGCGACAAGATGTTCGTCAGCGTGGCCGAAGCCTGCCTGAAGGTGTTCGAACACCACGGCGTTGGCGTGTACATGCCCGAAGGCCAGGCCTGCTGCGGCATTCCCGCCATCTCGTCGGGCGACCGCGTGGCCTACGACAAGCTGGTCAAGATCAACCTCGACCTGTTCTCCAAGGGCGGCTTCGACTACCTGGTGACCCCGTGCGCCACCTGCACCGCCACCATCAAGGAAATCTGGCCCAAGCTCATGGACGAGTATCCGGCGACCATGCGCGACCAGATCCGCGCCCTGCACGACAAGGTCATGGACGTGAACCAGTTCGTGGTGGACGTGCTGGGCGTTGCGCCCGAGGCCCCGGCCAAGGGCGGCGTGAAGGTGACCTTCCACGATTCCTGCCACATGAAGAAGTCGCTCGGCGTCACCTCGCAGCCGCGCGCCCTCATCGGCATGAACCCCAAGTACGAACTGGTGGAAATGGCCGAATGCGACCGCTGCTGCGGTTCGGGCGGCAGCTTCAACCTGTACCACTACGACCTGTCCAAGCAGATCGGCGAGCGCAAGCGCGACAACATTCTGGCCACCGGCGCCCAGATTGTGTCCACCGGTTGCCCCGCCTGCATGCTGCAGATGACCGACATGCTCTCGCAGCATGGGGCCAAGGTGGCGGTGAAGCACTCCATCGAACTGTACGCGGATTCGCTGCGCTAG